In Shumkonia mesophila, the genomic stretch TCCAGCCCACATGTTGAATCACATTCCTCCAAAAAGGGGAATCCCTTTCGATTCTATCCGGTCGGATAACGCTCTAGCGGCGGTATGGGGCATGGCCGAGAGCGACGGAAACACTCCGGAACGGCCGCTGACGGACGAGGAACGCCAGGCCATCGCGCGGGCCGAGGCGGTGGTTGCCGGGCTGACCGGGCAGTATCTGGCGGCGGCGGCGGTCGACCTCGCCGGGCTCAAAGACGCCGCCGGCCGTCTGGCGGCCGACCCGGCGGGGCGGGCCTCGCACCTCGATCGCCTGTTTCGGATCGGCCACGACATGAAGGGCCAGGGCGCCACCTTCGGCTATCCGCTGGTCACGGCCATCGGCAACCGCCTCTGCCGGTTCATCGAGAAGCGGCGGGAAACCCTGGACGACGCCGGGGTGGCGGTCGTGCGGCGCCATGTCGAGGCGCTTGATCGGGTGCTGGGCGAGAGGATGCAGGCGGTCGACACGCCCGAGGCCGAGGCCCTTCTCGTCAGCCTGGACGAGGTGGCCGCCGCGGCTGGCAGTTAAAATTTCGGTGACAGTGCACTAAATTCGACGGCATTTCCCGTTCCAGGTGGGCGCCGTTATTGCCGCGAATTTAGTGCACTGTCACCGAAATTGCCGCTGGGCGTCAGCCGCCGAGGGAGGCGTGGAAACCCTTGAGCCAGGCCAGCCGTTTCTCGGTCTGCTCGAGGTCGTGGTCGAGCCAGGCCACCAGGAAGCCGGGGTCCTCGCCGTAATGCTGGCGCAGGGCGTCGAGGCGGGCCAGTTCGTTCTCGCACACCTCGATCAGGTGATCGGCCTGCGCCCGCCGGTCGTCGTCGCCGAGCAGGTGCAGGAAGCGGAACTTGAGCGCCACGATCAGCTTGTTGAGCTCGGCGGCGCCCAGGCGCAGGCGGGCGGTCAAAAGGGCGCGCAGCTCGCGCCGCCCGGCCTCGGTGACGCGCAACTCGGCGTCGTCGGCCATGCCCTGGCCGTCGATGGCCTCGATCAGGCCCTCGTACTTCAGCAATTCGACCGACGTGCCCATCAGGTCGAGCGACGGCCCCAGCGTGTGGCCGACGAACTGGCGGATGGAATGGGCCAGCGCCGAATAGCGCAAAGGGCCGCCGGCCAGCGTGCCCAGGGCGCACAGGCGGATGGCTTCCTTAGGGGTCAGCGTGTTGTCGGCATACATGACAAAGAGTATAGGGCGCGCGTGCCGCCAAGTCCACCGGTGAGAACGGTTCTTAGCTGGCGAGGGACGGTTCGGTGCGGTGGCACCGCGCATTGACGGCACCGGGGGCGACGCCGCAGAATGGCTCGTCCGGGCCCGCCCGGCGGGGGAGAACGAGAGAGGAACCGAGAAACGTGGCAGAGAAGACCCCGGCCCTGGTCGTCGAGGAGATCCACAAGCGCTTCGGCGACCTGGAGGTCCTGAGGGGCATCAGCCTGACCGCCAACGAGCACGATGTCATTTCCATCATCGGCTCGAGCGGATCGGGCAAAAGCACCTTCCTGCGCTGCATCAACCTGCTGGAAATCCCCGACAGCGGCCGCGTCGAGGTGGCGGGGGAGCTGATCGAAATGCGCCGTCTGCCCGACGGCCGCTCGGTGCCGGCCAGCCACAAACAGGTCGACCGCATCCGCTCCCGGGTCGGCATGGTTTTTCAGGGCTTCAACCTGTGGTCCCACATGACGGTGGTGCAGAACGTCATCGAGGCGCCCATCCACGTGCTCAAGCTGCCGCGCAAGGCGGCTCTCGAGCGGGCCGAGGCCCTGCTGGAGAAGGTCGGCATCGCGGACAAGCGCAACCACTATCCCGCGCAGCTTTCGGGCGGCCAGCAGCAGCGGTGCGCCATCGCCCGCACGCTGGCCATGGAGCCCAAGCTGATTCTTTTCGACGAGGCCACGTCGGCGCTCGATCCCGAGCTGGTGGGCGAGGTACTGAAGGTCATCCGCGACCTGGCCCTGGAAGGCCGCACCATGATCATGGTCACCCACGAGATGGGCTTTGCCCGCGAGGTATCCGACCAGATCGTCTTCCTGCATCAGGGCAAGGTCGAGGAGATGGGCTCGCCCGCGCAGGTCTTCGGCAACCCCGCCTCCGAGCGCTGCCGCCAGTTCCTCGCCAGTACGCTGTGATCGTGGCACGGCGCAGGGACGGTCCGGCTTCACCTTGACCGGCCCTACCAATTCGGTCATGTTGACCACG encodes the following:
- a CDS encoding Hpt domain-containing protein, translated to MAESDGNTPERPLTDEERQAIARAEAVVAGLTGQYLAAAAVDLAGLKDAAGRLAADPAGRASHLDRLFRIGHDMKGQGATFGYPLVTAIGNRLCRFIEKRRETLDDAGVAVVRRHVEALDRVLGERMQAVDTPEAEALLVSLDEVAAAAGS
- a CDS encoding ABC transporter ATP-binding protein, whose product is MAEKTPALVVEEIHKRFGDLEVLRGISLTANEHDVISIIGSSGSGKSTFLRCINLLEIPDSGRVEVAGELIEMRRLPDGRSVPASHKQVDRIRSRVGMVFQGFNLWSHMTVVQNVIEAPIHVLKLPRKAALERAEALLEKVGIADKRNHYPAQLSGGQQQRCAIARTLAMEPKLILFDEATSALDPELVGEVLKVIRDLALEGRTMIMVTHEMGFAREVSDQIVFLHQGKVEEMGSPAQVFGNPASERCRQFLASTL